One window of Vibrio atlanticus genomic DNA carries:
- a CDS encoding helix-turn-helix transcriptional regulator: MIIIINHDRVVTYKCTDDFLMQKRTAVMRNGQMSEVTSKRAKIGKVTLTKKLEQTEKQIIVTQGQTTQTSLAEGQFLSYQYNELIFIHGSRCVELVDTKIISTAHASVLITILLEGRLSFGYDNLEFNLDATHQPQGVVVNLTKPANFRRVLAANNQLNKINILVKPKWFESRVTEGCTCRNFINTHNANFQLEVTEEIWKLTQELTTCSSPNNFHQKLHIESLTQQILENSMHQLPQTCCLAYQTKPKVTKPATRATNIEHQSYDERIEAVICFIEIHLDQELSLKMLAEHFSMSVSNIQRRFKQSYNMTINGYIRLRRLEIARQHLERGLVSITEAAYEAGYQHPSNFTNAFKKTFGVPPQDIAIKT, translated from the coding sequence ATGATAATAATTATCAATCATGATAGAGTTGTAACCTATAAATGCACAGATGATTTTCTTATGCAAAAACGCACAGCTGTTATGAGGAACGGTCAAATGAGTGAAGTAACGTCTAAACGGGCTAAAATTGGCAAAGTCACTCTGACTAAAAAATTGGAGCAAACAGAAAAGCAGATTATTGTCACACAAGGTCAAACGACACAGACATCATTGGCTGAGGGTCAATTTCTTTCTTATCAATATAATGAACTAATATTTATCCACGGTAGCCGCTGTGTTGAGCTCGTCGATACCAAGATAATCTCTACCGCTCACGCGTCAGTTCTGATCACCATTCTTTTGGAAGGTAGGCTGTCATTTGGTTACGATAATCTCGAATTCAATCTCGATGCCACTCATCAACCCCAAGGCGTGGTGGTCAACCTTACCAAACCTGCTAACTTCCGCCGAGTGCTGGCTGCAAATAATCAGCTCAATAAAATTAATATTTTAGTTAAACCAAAATGGTTCGAATCTCGAGTGACCGAAGGGTGTACATGCCGAAACTTCATCAATACACATAATGCCAACTTCCAATTAGAAGTGACAGAAGAAATCTGGAAGCTTACACAAGAATTGACGACTTGCTCTTCACCCAATAACTTCCATCAGAAGTTACATATAGAATCCTTAACTCAACAGATCCTTGAGAATTCGATGCATCAACTACCACAAACTTGCTGTCTGGCTTACCAAACTAAACCAAAAGTAACAAAACCAGCGACACGTGCAACTAACATTGAACATCAAAGTTATGACGAACGAATTGAGGCTGTAATCTGCTTTATTGAAATTCATCTCGACCAAGAGCTGAGCCTAAAAATGCTTGCGGAGCACTTTTCGATGAGTGTATCTAATATTCAAAGGCGTTTTAAGCAGTCATACAACATGACAATCAACGGTTACATCCGTTTGAGACGATTAGAGATCGCACGCCAGCATTTAGAACGAGGGTTGGTTTCAATCACCGAGGCCGCCTATGAAGCGGGTTATCAGCACCCTTCTAATTTCACCAATGCTTTTAAGAAAACCTTCGGTGTGCCGCCACAAGATATAGCGATTAAGACTTAG
- a CDS encoding TonB-dependent siderophore receptor encodes MESPVRSTIKLSALYIAIASAFSSSVIAEESTSHFDEIVVWGTKVSSNTESIIADDMSLKQADHMSDLLREIPGVDVGGTHSINQRITIRGLSETDLDIRLDGASQHANMFHHIGNLTLNPDILKSADIQVGNNSVTQSGLGGSVLFETKDAKDLLRYDESFGARVYGGYATNASKQGSLTVYGLLSDNVDAMLYSHYMSRDNFEDGDGTETFGSEGDVYNILGKIGFEPSDLHRFELSYDMYRDNGDYSPRPDMSGGTNVGLSKNILIPTDYNRDTITASYELRGESHQGNVTLYNTETEIQRDESVMAPRWPANRLSKNTAKNQNFGLNAKFQSDYRLMSFDNIATYGFDYMDKSSSSYYGSSKFMDESAISTALFVEDQFYFTQAFSVTAGLRFDDYQRKAEVGSEDFDDVTWSLATQWDVTQDWTLFASTRSLFKGPELMESFIAYQDVAYLANDLKAETGQNTQGGVRFDKRLDNHFIGANLTVFQTNIDDYIAEKYQRASKSYLIYNLGDVEIKGFEASLSYGYEMFNSKLSYALSETKNKDTGGAVAGGNGRSIDMGDSITLTLDYQSEALETIFGWNSMFVKDEDNVFDAQPIKEGYDVHNLFAQWVPSNLDGLSVTFGIDNVFDEQYTSHASRSGTARGFTLDDYEPGRNYKLSAAYQF; translated from the coding sequence ATGGAAAGCCCAGTCAGATCAACAATTAAGCTTTCAGCCCTCTATATCGCAATCGCCAGCGCGTTTAGTAGCTCTGTTATTGCCGAAGAAAGTACGTCGCACTTCGATGAAATCGTCGTGTGGGGAACGAAAGTATCAAGTAACACTGAATCGATCATTGCTGATGATATGTCACTCAAGCAAGCTGATCATATGTCAGATTTACTGCGTGAAATTCCCGGTGTTGATGTTGGGGGAACGCACTCGATCAACCAGAGAATTACGATTCGCGGCCTAAGCGAAACTGACTTAGACATTCGATTAGATGGCGCTTCTCAGCACGCCAACATGTTTCACCATATCGGTAACTTAACCCTAAACCCAGACATCTTGAAGTCGGCGGATATTCAAGTGGGTAATAACTCGGTGACGCAAAGTGGGTTAGGTGGCTCAGTACTGTTTGAAACCAAAGATGCCAAAGACCTGCTTCGTTATGACGAGAGTTTTGGCGCTCGTGTTTATGGCGGCTACGCAACCAACGCAAGCAAGCAAGGTTCACTCACTGTGTATGGTTTGTTGTCAGATAACGTCGATGCCATGCTTTACAGCCATTACATGAGCCGTGACAACTTTGAAGATGGTGATGGTACTGAAACCTTTGGCTCAGAAGGGGATGTATACAATATTCTAGGTAAGATTGGTTTTGAGCCAAGTGACTTACACCGTTTTGAACTCTCTTATGATATGTACCGTGATAACGGTGATTACAGTCCACGCCCTGATATGTCGGGTGGTACGAACGTGGGTTTGTCTAAAAACATCCTCATTCCCACCGATTACAACCGTGACACCATCACGGCCAGCTATGAGCTGCGCGGTGAAAGTCATCAAGGTAACGTGACTCTATACAACACGGAAACTGAGATTCAGCGAGATGAAAGTGTTATGGCACCACGTTGGCCTGCTAATCGCTTATCCAAAAACACGGCTAAAAACCAAAACTTTGGTCTCAACGCAAAGTTCCAATCCGATTATCGCCTGATGTCGTTTGATAACATCGCGACTTATGGCTTTGACTATATGGACAAGTCATCGAGCAGCTATTACGGCAGCAGCAAGTTTATGGACGAGTCAGCAATCTCTACAGCCCTTTTTGTTGAAGATCAGTTCTACTTTACTCAAGCATTCTCGGTCACGGCAGGGCTTCGTTTTGATGATTACCAACGTAAAGCAGAAGTTGGTAGCGAAGATTTTGACGATGTAACTTGGTCGTTGGCCACTCAATGGGATGTTACTCAAGATTGGACGCTGTTCGCGAGTACACGTTCGTTGTTCAAAGGCCCGGAGTTGATGGAGAGCTTTATTGCTTACCAAGATGTCGCTTATTTGGCTAACGATCTGAAGGCTGAGACAGGGCAGAACACGCAAGGTGGTGTCCGTTTCGATAAGCGCTTGGATAATCACTTTATTGGTGCCAACCTGACAGTATTCCAAACTAATATTGATGACTATATTGCCGAAAAGTATCAACGTGCAAGTAAGAGTTATTTGATTTATAACCTAGGTGACGTTGAGATAAAGGGCTTCGAGGCGAGCCTATCTTATGGCTACGAGATGTTTAACAGTAAGCTGTCCTATGCGCTTTCAGAGACTAAAAATAAAGATACAGGCGGTGCAGTCGCAGGTGGCAATGGTCGAAGTATTGATATGGGTGACAGCATTACGCTGACACTCGATTATCAGTCTGAAGCGCTTGAGACTATCTTTGGTTGGAATTCGATGTTTGTTAAAGACGAAGACAACGTATTTGATGCTCAGCCGATCAAAGAAGGCTATGACGTTCATAACCTGTTTGCTCAGTGGGTGCCTTCGAATCTTGATGGATTGTCTGTCACCTTTGGTATCGATAACGTGTTTGATGAGCAATACACCTCACACGCTTCTCGTTCAGGCACGGCAAGAGGCTTTACCTTGGATGACTATGAACCAGGCCGTAACTACAAGCTTTCAGCTGCGTATCAGTTCTAG
- a CDS encoding ADP-ribosylglycohydrolase family protein has protein sequence MDNHKERAFYAVVGALVGDAASMGLHWLYDQERILHVAGFEPEFRSPNQFDYQDKGYFAHQGKTAGDQSQYGAQLLAMVESLVDNQKYDEASYIQHFRKWFDFGGSWQGYIDKATRISLLNIHQLELANAPITACGADDTQLPAVSKIIPLVACTYTSHTLPAMVESAVRVTNNNDKAVEWAQAITLLVQAAIQGNSPLQSVEMVRQTCSKFVHDQINMALADPELSITDAAKKFGLHCELSAAFPLLIRIIAGAQSYKQGIRDNILCGGDSCGRAIVIGAVLAACFYEEDGGIPTEWLKQVELNGGVLSLPIE, from the coding sequence ATGGACAATCATAAAGAAAGAGCTTTTTACGCCGTTGTCGGCGCATTGGTTGGAGACGCCGCTTCCATGGGGTTGCACTGGCTGTATGACCAAGAGAGGATCTTACACGTGGCTGGTTTCGAGCCAGAATTTCGCTCACCGAATCAGTTCGATTATCAAGACAAGGGCTACTTTGCGCACCAAGGAAAAACCGCTGGCGACCAATCGCAATACGGAGCTCAGTTATTGGCGATGGTCGAAAGCTTAGTCGACAACCAAAAATACGATGAAGCGAGCTATATTCAACATTTCCGCAAGTGGTTTGATTTCGGTGGTAGTTGGCAAGGCTACATTGATAAAGCCACTCGTATTAGCTTGCTGAACATCCATCAATTGGAATTGGCAAACGCCCCGATTACGGCCTGTGGCGCAGATGACACGCAGCTCCCCGCAGTCTCAAAGATCATTCCATTGGTGGCGTGTACTTACACCTCTCATACTTTACCAGCAATGGTCGAGAGCGCAGTTCGAGTGACCAACAACAACGACAAGGCCGTGGAATGGGCGCAAGCCATCACCCTGCTGGTTCAAGCGGCGATTCAAGGCAACTCGCCATTGCAGTCGGTAGAAATGGTGCGACAAACCTGTAGCAAGTTTGTACACGACCAAATCAACATGGCTTTGGCTGATCCCGAACTTTCAATAACAGATGCCGCGAAGAAGTTCGGATTGCATTGTGAACTGAGTGCCGCATTTCCCTTGCTAATTCGCATCATTGCGGGTGCTCAGAGCTATAAACAAGGTATTCGAGACAATATCTTATGTGGCGGTGACAGCTGCGGGCGTGCGATTGTGATTGGCGCGGTATTAGCGGCGTGTTTCTACGAAGAAGATGGTGGAATTCCAACCGAATGGCTAAAACAAGTCGAACTCAATGGTGGCGTGCTGTCTTTGCCTATTGAGTGA
- a CDS encoding amino acid ABC transporter permease, giving the protein MSSTSALTTPKPNVHMKPWYQRITLLDGVLLAVICVFAGWLYYRSAVGINYQWRWEDAFTLIFIPPSQGSIPYFFQGLIATLRLSVWSMVLALSFGTLLGVARHSKIAFFRTPALIFIQLVRNIPPLVFVFIFYFFVSNQLIPLLGLESILREHNGEINAVQGFLFGPANLWENLASGVICIGLLSSAYIAEVIRAGLEGIPKGQWEAADSLGLSALSKYRFVVGPQVLTAITPPLAGQAISLVKDTSIVSLISIQEMTFVGTEMANSSGLIFEIWLIVGFVYFALCFALSRLFKVIEQRSSVYLNHQ; this is encoded by the coding sequence GTGAGTAGTACTAGCGCATTAACAACACCTAAGCCCAACGTTCATATGAAGCCTTGGTATCAACGCATTACTCTTTTAGATGGCGTGTTACTCGCTGTCATTTGTGTGTTTGCAGGCTGGCTTTATTATCGTTCTGCTGTTGGTATCAACTACCAGTGGCGCTGGGAAGATGCGTTTACCCTAATTTTCATTCCACCTTCTCAAGGCAGTATCCCCTACTTTTTTCAAGGTTTGATCGCTACACTGCGCTTGAGTGTCTGGAGCATGGTGTTAGCTCTTTCTTTTGGGACATTACTCGGTGTTGCAAGGCACTCCAAGATTGCTTTCTTCAGAACGCCTGCACTGATTTTTATCCAGTTGGTTCGAAATATTCCGCCACTGGTGTTTGTCTTCATCTTCTATTTCTTCGTTTCTAACCAACTGATTCCATTACTTGGTTTAGAAAGTATCTTACGTGAACATAATGGCGAGATTAACGCTGTTCAAGGTTTCCTGTTCGGCCCAGCTAACCTTTGGGAAAACTTAGCGTCTGGTGTTATTTGTATTGGTTTGCTCTCTTCGGCTTATATTGCGGAAGTGATTCGAGCGGGTTTAGAAGGTATTCCTAAAGGCCAATGGGAAGCGGCCGATTCACTTGGCTTGTCTGCATTGTCTAAGTATCGATTTGTGGTTGGCCCACAAGTATTAACTGCCATCACCCCACCATTGGCTGGCCAAGCAATCTCCTTGGTTAAAGACACGTCGATTGTTTCTCTGATTTCCATCCAAGAGATGACGTTTGTTGGAACTGAAATGGCAAACTCGTCAGGTTTGATCTTCGAGATCTGGCTGATTGTAGGCTTCGTATATTTTGCTTTATGCTTTGCGCTTTCGCGTCTGTTCAAAGTGATAGAGCAACGCTCTAGTGTTTACCTTAACCATCAGTAA
- a CDS encoding transporter substrate-binding domain-containing protein — translation MKLFKTAITALLALAVSLPALASETPNLDKINERGSLRVGMSTFVPWAMRNKQGDLVGFEIDVAKRLAEDSGWKVEFVPTAWDGIIPSLLSKKFDVIIGGMSITEARAKSVLFTEPYSHSGVQLAANKELAEGFTQISDFDSRRVKIAARRGAFTVQVARETFPKAKVLQFDDDAQAFQEVLNGNAHAVIASSPKPEHETIKNADTLFIPFEERLSKGNEAFAVRLGEADKAEFFNEWIKARTEDGWLKERYEYWFSTLDWQDQIAQGQ, via the coding sequence ATGAAGCTATTTAAAACCGCGATTACAGCCCTACTTGCGCTTGCCGTAAGTTTGCCTGCACTTGCTTCTGAAACGCCTAACCTCGATAAAATCAACGAACGTGGCTCACTGCGCGTTGGTATGTCGACATTTGTTCCTTGGGCGATGCGTAACAAACAAGGAGATCTCGTTGGCTTTGAAATCGACGTGGCGAAACGCCTTGCCGAAGATTCTGGTTGGAAAGTCGAATTTGTACCGACAGCATGGGACGGCATTATCCCTTCTTTATTATCGAAAAAATTTGATGTGATCATCGGCGGTATGTCTATCACTGAAGCGCGAGCTAAAAGCGTACTGTTCACTGAACCTTACTCGCACTCTGGCGTTCAACTGGCGGCTAATAAAGAGCTAGCGGAAGGTTTTACTCAAATCTCTGATTTTGATTCTCGTCGCGTAAAAATTGCTGCACGCCGTGGCGCTTTCACTGTTCAAGTGGCTCGTGAAACCTTCCCGAAAGCAAAAGTACTTCAGTTCGATGACGATGCTCAAGCATTCCAAGAAGTGTTGAACGGCAACGCACACGCGGTTATTGCGTCTAGCCCAAAACCAGAACACGAAACGATCAAAAACGCAGACACGCTATTTATTCCATTTGAAGAGCGTCTATCAAAAGGTAACGAAGCATTTGCAGTTCGCCTAGGTGAAGCTGACAAGGCAGAATTCTTCAACGAATGGATCAAAGCACGTACTGAAGACGGTTGGTTGAAAGAGCGTTACGAGTACTGGTTCTCTACTTTAGATTGGCAAGACCAGATTGCTCAAGGTCAGTAA
- a CDS encoding amino acid ABC transporter permease encodes MLIRIIKPALSALVQIVVLVAAVVWILDSGAQTMGYSWQWERVPDYIAFYEDGEWWPAELVEGLLVTINISLISLVATLIIGLTTALLRNSNSVVGRTLATSYVELIRNTPLLVQIYLLYFVFGPVLGLDRFSTAVLALALFQGAYTAEIFRAGLNGIARGQFEAAQSLGLSKTYTYWDVILPQVVQRTLPPLTNEVISLIKNSSIVSVMAIFDLTTEARNIVSETAMPFEIWFSVAIIYLALTLSLSAVAAWLEHKLGSNWRTQ; translated from the coding sequence ATGTTGATTCGAATTATTAAACCCGCCCTATCTGCTTTGGTACAGATTGTTGTACTGGTGGCTGCTGTTGTTTGGATTCTCGACTCTGGCGCACAAACCATGGGATACAGCTGGCAATGGGAGCGTGTGCCGGACTATATTGCTTTCTATGAAGATGGTGAATGGTGGCCTGCAGAATTAGTTGAAGGGCTGCTGGTTACCATCAATATTTCTCTGATTTCTTTGGTCGCGACGCTGATTATTGGCTTAACGACAGCGCTATTGAGAAACTCAAATTCTGTAGTTGGACGCACCTTAGCCACCAGCTATGTTGAGTTGATTCGTAATACGCCGTTATTAGTACAAATTTATTTGCTCTATTTTGTGTTTGGCCCCGTATTAGGGCTGGATCGCTTTAGCACAGCCGTTTTAGCCTTGGCACTTTTCCAAGGCGCTTACACCGCCGAGATATTTCGTGCCGGTTTAAATGGTATTGCGAGAGGACAATTTGAAGCAGCTCAATCCTTGGGTTTGTCAAAGACCTATACTTACTGGGATGTGATTCTTCCTCAGGTGGTGCAACGCACCTTGCCGCCTTTGACCAATGAAGTAATCTCTCTTATTAAAAACTCTTCGATTGTGAGTGTCATGGCTATCTTTGACCTAACAACCGAAGCCAGAAACATCGTTTCTGAAACCGCGATGCCATTCGAGATTTGGTTCTCTGTGGCGATCATTTATCTTGCTCTCACACTTTCACTTTCTGCCGTTGCTGCTTGGCTTGAGCATAAGCTCGGATCTAACTGGCGAACACAATAA
- a CDS encoding amino acid ABC transporter ATP-binding protein, translating to MNNDLNNLKEMVKFKSLNKWYGDFHALKDIDLKIEQGEILVICGPSGSGKSTLIRCINQLEPFESGELCVLEQVLPSKFNTPGQVGMVFQHFHLFPHLTVLENLTLSPIRTLKKSKREAEKLAMHYLERVHIAEQANKYPVQLSGGQQQRVAIARSLCMKPELLLFDEPTSALDPEMINEVLDVMVELASEGITMVCVTHEMGFAKQVADRVIFMDEGQIVESNTPQALFENPQHERTQAFLNQILTY from the coding sequence ATGAACAACGATTTGAACAATCTCAAGGAAATGGTTAAGTTTAAGTCACTTAACAAGTGGTATGGTGATTTTCATGCCCTAAAGGATATCGATTTAAAGATTGAACAAGGAGAGATACTGGTGATTTGCGGGCCATCAGGTTCGGGTAAATCAACTTTAATCCGTTGTATCAATCAGCTAGAACCTTTCGAAAGTGGCGAGCTTTGCGTGTTAGAACAAGTACTTCCGAGTAAATTCAACACACCTGGCCAAGTCGGAATGGTGTTTCAGCATTTTCATTTATTCCCCCATCTTACCGTGCTTGAAAACCTGACTCTGTCTCCAATACGTACGCTGAAAAAAAGCAAACGAGAAGCCGAGAAGCTTGCAATGCACTATCTCGAGCGCGTACACATCGCTGAACAAGCCAACAAATACCCAGTACAACTTTCTGGCGGTCAGCAACAACGTGTAGCTATCGCCCGTTCGCTGTGCATGAAGCCTGAATTACTGCTTTTTGATGAACCGACTTCAGCGCTTGATCCGGAGATGATCAACGAAGTGCTCGACGTGATGGTTGAACTGGCGAGCGAAGGTATCACCATGGTGTGTGTGACCCACGAAATGGGCTTTGCGAAACAAGTGGCCGACCGCGTTATCTTCATGGATGAAGGACAAATTGTGGAATCGAATACGCCACAAGCGCTCTTTGAAAACCCTCAACATGAACGTACTCAAGCGTTCCTAAATCAGATCCTGACTTATTGA
- a CDS encoding iron-containing alcohol dehydrogenase, with protein MQFTYVNPTVIHFGQGQINAISQAVDTSKKVLVIYGGGSIKSNGVYDQVVESLKDHAWIEFAGVEANPTKETLDKAVALVKEENVEFIIAVGGGSVIDGSKYVAAAAKYDGDGWDILAGKHQVTEATPIGAVLTLPATGSESNMGAVITRKETQEKLAFMNPAVQPKFAVMDPDVMKSLPERQLINGLVDAWVHVCEQYITMPTDAMVQDGYAETLLKNLLVLGKQYDERDNDAWRANLMWTANQALNGLIGTGVPQDWATHMIGHEFTALWHVDHARSLAIVQPSLLRNQIEAKRGKLEQMGRNVFGLEAGADLAERTIAAIEAFYHSLDVATMFDGYEATKAAAIDNVVAQLESHGYLQLGENQAITPEKTREILESAIH; from the coding sequence ATGCAATTCACTTATGTTAACCCTACAGTTATCCACTTCGGCCAAGGCCAAATCAACGCTATCAGCCAAGCGGTTGATACATCGAAGAAAGTATTAGTCATCTACGGTGGCGGTTCAATCAAAAGCAATGGTGTTTACGACCAAGTTGTCGAATCTCTAAAGGATCACGCTTGGATTGAGTTCGCTGGTGTTGAAGCTAACCCAACGAAAGAGACACTAGATAAAGCCGTCGCTCTTGTTAAAGAAGAAAACGTAGAGTTCATTATCGCTGTTGGCGGTGGTTCAGTAATCGACGGTTCTAAGTACGTTGCTGCGGCGGCTAAATACGACGGCGACGGTTGGGATATCCTAGCGGGTAAACACCAAGTAACAGAAGCGACACCAATTGGTGCGGTACTGACACTTCCTGCGACAGGTTCTGAATCTAACATGGGTGCGGTAATCACTCGTAAAGAGACTCAAGAGAAACTGGCATTCATGAACCCTGCGGTACAGCCGAAGTTTGCGGTTATGGACCCAGATGTAATGAAGTCTCTGCCAGAGCGCCAACTGATCAACGGCTTAGTTGATGCATGGGTTCACGTATGTGAGCAATACATCACAATGCCAACAGACGCGATGGTTCAAGACGGTTACGCAGAAACACTGCTTAAGAACCTACTTGTACTGGGTAAGCAATACGACGAGCGTGACAACGACGCATGGCGTGCAAACCTAATGTGGACTGCAAACCAAGCGCTTAACGGCCTGATTGGTACTGGCGTTCCTCAAGATTGGGCAACACATATGATTGGCCACGAATTCACAGCACTATGGCACGTAGACCACGCACGTTCTCTTGCGATTGTTCAACCTTCACTACTTCGTAATCAAATCGAAGCGAAGCGTGGCAAGCTAGAGCAAATGGGTCGCAACGTATTTGGCCTAGAAGCGGGTGCTGATTTAGCCGAGCGCACTATTGCTGCAATCGAAGCCTTCTACCACAGCCTAGACGTTGCAACTATGTTCGACGGTTACGAAGCAACTAAAGCGGCAGCAATCGACAACGTTGTTGCTCAACTTGAATCACACGGTTACCTGCAACTTGGCGAAAACCAAGCAATCACGCCAGAGAAAACGCGTGAGATTTTAGAGTCTGCGATTCACTAA
- a CDS encoding AraC family transcriptional regulator encodes MKTLAQLLQSYVEHKGWDDLEGIRETEIGGVWLYRSSGGNQRQPFTYQSGIIMLGQGKKNIYIGDRPVTYAAGDYLVVGVPMPLECEALPVNGEPLLGLSISIDSQRLHSLVKKLEDQGFLESYCNKHKQNSSGLESTPMEEQMLESFTRLVKMLHCDIEANILGDAMVSEIVYRALTGSEGRVLFDLAHHDGHYARVAKALSKVHEEYDQTITVQSLADEANMSVSAFHNAFRNVTFESPLQYLKKVRLNKAKELIQLEGLRISDAARRVGYSSPSQFSREFKRHFNTTPRAA; translated from the coding sequence ATGAAAACACTCGCGCAGTTGTTACAGTCTTATGTAGAACACAAAGGTTGGGATGATCTCGAAGGGATCAGAGAAACTGAAATTGGCGGTGTGTGGTTGTATAGAAGCAGTGGCGGGAATCAGCGTCAGCCATTCACTTACCAGTCGGGTATTATCATGCTAGGGCAGGGTAAAAAGAACATCTATATTGGCGACAGACCCGTTACTTACGCGGCTGGTGATTACCTTGTGGTAGGCGTGCCAATGCCATTGGAGTGCGAAGCCTTGCCTGTAAATGGCGAACCATTGCTTGGTTTGTCGATCAGTATTGACTCTCAGCGCTTGCATAGCTTGGTAAAAAAGTTAGAAGACCAAGGCTTTCTAGAGAGCTACTGCAACAAGCACAAGCAGAATTCGAGCGGCTTAGAGTCGACGCCAATGGAAGAGCAAATGCTGGAGAGCTTTACTCGATTGGTCAAAATGCTGCATTGCGACATCGAAGCCAACATATTGGGTGATGCTATGGTCAGCGAAATTGTCTACCGTGCCTTAACCGGTTCAGAAGGGCGAGTGCTGTTTGATTTGGCTCATCATGACGGTCATTACGCTCGTGTCGCTAAAGCACTATCTAAAGTGCATGAAGAATACGACCAAACCATTACTGTCCAATCGCTTGCCGACGAAGCAAACATGAGCGTGTCTGCCTTCCACAATGCATTCCGTAATGTCACCTTTGAATCACCTCTTCAATATTTGAAGAAGGTAAGACTCAACAAAGCCAAAGAACTGATTCAGCTAGAAGGCCTGCGCATAAGCGATGCTGCACGCCGAGTCGGCTACTCCAGCCCATCCCAGTTCAGTCGCGAATTTAAGCGCCACTTCAATACCACTCCGAGAGCGGCTTAG
- a CDS encoding RidA family protein, with product MSSDIIKISRNTENAPINSVSTQTVAFSHYNNFSAQLPVDPKTGEVVIGDIKDQAAQCLNNIKAIVESIDHVMDDVVKINVFVKNISDIDAIDEVYKSFFQNSLPTRTVVGVAALPNSDALVQMDALISNGEGTKPQAPCALVKVSRNTDNAPQRTVSTQTAAFSHYNNLSAQLPIDVNTGELVSGGITEQTAQCLSNIKAVLESIGHVMNDVVKTTIYVKNIADAEVVNEVCAKFFPSYVPARTVVNAAELPMGALIQIDTSVSHGDGTPPQLPEDTRLLVIEANNTVAAPFMPYSHTVAFSHYNHISGQLPLDPKTNQVVAGGVKEQAEQCLKNIKAIIESVDHSMDDTVKINIQLKNVSDIDTVNEVYTTFFNAELPARTVVGVSEIPMNALIQIDAVVSNCEGTPPQDVIA from the coding sequence ATGAGTAGCGATATCATTAAAATTTCAAGAAATACTGAAAATGCACCAATTAATTCTGTATCTACACAAACGGTCGCTTTTTCTCATTATAATAACTTTTCAGCTCAATTACCTGTTGACCCTAAAACAGGTGAAGTAGTGATTGGTGATATTAAAGACCAAGCAGCACAATGCTTAAATAATATTAAGGCCATTGTTGAAAGCATCGACCATGTTATGGATGATGTTGTGAAGATTAATGTTTTCGTTAAGAATATTTCTGATATCGATGCTATTGATGAAGTTTACAAAAGCTTCTTCCAAAACAGCCTCCCTACACGCACAGTCGTGGGCGTAGCTGCGCTACCGAACAGTGACGCTTTAGTTCAAATGGATGCGCTTATTTCAAACGGCGAAGGCACTAAACCACAAGCACCTTGCGCGCTAGTTAAGGTATCAAGAAATACAGATAACGCGCCTCAAAGAACTGTATCGACGCAGACTGCGGCTTTTTCTCACTACAACAACCTTTCGGCTCAATTGCCTATCGATGTAAATACAGGTGAGTTGGTTTCAGGTGGTATCACAGAGCAAACGGCACAATGTCTATCAAACATTAAAGCGGTTCTAGAGAGTATCGGTCATGTCATGAATGATGTGGTTAAAACGACTATCTACGTGAAAAATATCGCAGATGCGGAAGTGGTAAATGAAGTATGTGCTAAATTCTTCCCAAGCTACGTTCCTGCTCGTACCGTTGTTAACGCCGCTGAACTACCAATGGGCGCTTTAATTCAAATTGATACATCCGTTTCACATGGTGACGGTACACCGCCACAATTACCAGAAGACACTCGCTTACTGGTTATTGAAGCTAATAATACTGTTGCTGCACCATTCATGCCTTATTCGCACACCGTTGCTTTCTCTCACTACAATCATATTTCAGGCCAATTACCTTTAGACCCGAAGACAAATCAAGTGGTTGCTGGTGGTGTAAAAGAGCAAGCTGAACAATGTTTGAAAAATATTAAGGCGATCATTGAAAGTGTTGATCATAGTATGGACGATACAGTGAAAATCAATATTCAGCTTAAAAATGTTTCAGACATTGATACAGTGAACGAGGTCTACACAACATTCTTTAATGCTGAATTACCGGCAAGAACGGTGGTTGGGGTTTCAGAGATTCCTATGAATGCTCTAATTCAAATTGATGCAGTCGTTTCCAACTGCGAAGGTACACCACCACAAGATGTTATTGCTTAA